One part of the Coffea eugenioides isolate CCC68of chromosome 10, Ceug_1.0, whole genome shotgun sequence genome encodes these proteins:
- the LOC113750047 gene encoding cytoplasmic tRNA 2-thiolation protein 1: protein MEAEEVAAKPPKGRFCTICNQRRAALKRPKTLEQICRECFYAVFEEEIHGVIVDNQLFKPGERVAIGASGGKDSTVLAYVLSELNRRHNYGLDLFLLSVDEGITGYRDDSLETVKRNEIQYGLPLKVVSYKDLYGWTMDEIVKLIGLKNNCTFCGVFRRQALDRGATLLKVDKLVTGHNADDIAETVLLNILRGDIARLSRCTSITTGEDGPIPRCKPFKYTYEKEIVMYAYFKRLDYFSTECIYSPNAYRGFAREFIKDLERIRPRAILDIIKSGEDFRISTSTKMPEQGNCERCGYISSQKWCKACVLLEGLNRGLPKLGIGRSRGANNEQSKNAKEAKGIDSIQSKQCGTLDF from the exons ATGGAAGCCGAAGAGGTGGCGGCTAAACCCCCAAAAGGCCGCTTCTGTACCATCTGTAACCAGAGACGCGCCGCCCTCAAACGCCCCAAAACCCTTGAACAA ATATGCAGGGAATGTTTCTATGCGGTGTTCGAAGAAGAAATTCACGGCGTAATAGTGGATAACCAGCTTTTCAAGCCTGGTGAACGCGTAGCCATTGGAGCTTCTGGTGGAAAAG ATTCCACGGTGCTTGCTTATGTATTATCAGAATTGAATCGCAGGCACAACTATGGCCTGGATTTATTCCTTTTGTCGGTTGATGAAGGCATCACTGGGTACCGTGATGACTCTCTTGAAACTgttaaaagaaatgaaattcag TACGGACTTCCTCTTAAAGTTGTTTCCTACAAGGATTTGTATGGCTGGACAATGGATGAGATAGTAAAGCTGATAGGTTTGAAGAATAACTGCACATTTTGTGGTGTTTTCCGGCGCCAG GCCCTAGATCGAGGTGCCACATTGTTGAAAGTAGATAAACTAGTGACAGGACATAATGCAGATGATATTGCTGAAACAGTCCTCTTAAATATACTGCGAGGTGATATTGCCAG ACTGAGTAGATGCACATCTATCACAACTGGTGAAGATGGACCCATACCGAGATGCAAGCCTTTCAAATACACATATGAGAAAGAGATTGTTAT GTATGCATATTTCAAAAGGTTGGACTACTTCTCTACTGAAT GCATTTACTCTCCAAATGCTTACCGTGGATTTGCTCGAGAATTTATCAAGGATCTAGAGAGGATCAG ACCAAGAGCAATATTGGATATCATTAAATCAGGTGAAGATTTTAGGATCTCCACTTCAACAAAAATGCCAGAGCAGGGTAATTGTGAACGCTGTGGTTACATTTCCAGCCAG AAATGGTGTAAAGCTTGTGTCTTGCTAGAGGGACTGAATCGTGGTTTACCAAAGCTTGGTATTGGGAGAAGTCGTGGTGCTAATAATGAGCAGAGCAAGAATGCAAAAGAAGCGAAGGGAATAGATAGTATTCAGAGCAAACAATGTGGAACTTTGGACTTCTGA
- the LOC113749571 gene encoding uncharacterized protein LOC113749571: MAPSAPPSSSGAQYPKKSLGLVANAMKRKHSFIQLFMMTGILLLSVRSLGQKYRLHELQEDAAALKQEQEGLINRKNHIKQSLLAEAARDPSGLFTTRLRLLFGED, translated from the coding sequence ATGGCTCCCTCTGCGCCACCTTCAAGCTCCGGCGCTCAATACCCGAAGAAGTCACTCGGGCTCGTAGCAAATGCCATGAAAAGAAAACATAGCTTTATACAGTTGTTCATGATGACCGGAATCTTACTATTGAGCGTTAGATCGCTGGGTCAAAAGTACCGCCTCCACGAGCTCCAGGAAGACGCTGCCGCTCTCAAACAAGAGCAAGAGGGCCTTATTAATCGAAAGAACCACATCAAGCAAAGCCTCCTTGCTGAAGCTGCTCGTGACCCCTCTGGCCTTTTTACTACGAGGCTCCGCCTCCTCTTCGGTGAAGACTGA
- the LOC113748621 gene encoding L-ascorbate oxidase homolog encodes MKMPLKSAAVLFTATCAVLFAAIAKAEDPYLFFNWNVTYGTIYPLGVPQQGILINGQFPGPDIHSVTNNNLVINVFNSLTEPFLLSWSGIQNRRNSYVDGVYGTTCPIPPGKNYTYILQVKDQIGSFYYFPSLAFHKAAGGFGGFRILSRSVIPVPFAEPAGDFTVLIGDWYSKNHTVLKRILDGGHKLPFPDGILINGRGPNGTSLTFEQGKTYRLRISNVGLQHSLNFRIQGHNLKLVEVEGTHTLQNTYSSIDVHVGQSMSVLVTADQPPQDYFIVVNTRFTSPIITTTGFLRYANSNRRASGPIPGGPTIQVDWSLNQARSIRTNLTASGPRPNPQGSYHYGMINTTRTIRLASSAGRVNGKQRYAVNSVSFVPADTPLKLADFFNIPGVYRVNSIPSAPTGGGIYLDTSVLQADYRAFIEIVFENNEDIIQSWHLDGYAFFVVGMDGGQWTPASRNGYNLRDAVFRSTTQVYPKSWTAIYVALDNVGMWHLRTEFWARQYLGQQFYLRVYTSSTSLRDEFPIPKNALLCGRASGHHTRPL; translated from the exons ATGAAAATGCCGCTAAAATCAGCGGCCGTGTTGTTTACTGCTACTTGTGCAGTGCTTTTTGCCGCCATTGCTAAAGCCGAGGATCCCTACCTATTCTTTAACTGGAATGTTACTTACGGCACCATCTATCCACTCGGCGTTCCCCAGCAG GGCATCTTGATCAACGGACAATTCCCTGGTCCTGACATTCACTCTGTCACCAATAATAATCTCGTTATCAACGTGTTCAACAGCTTAACCGAACCTTTTCTCCTTTCCTG GAGCGGAATCCAAAATAGGAGAAACTCCTATGTGGATGGAGTTTACGGGACAACGTGCCCAATTCCTCCGGGCAAAAACTACACATACATCCTTCAAGTGAAAGATCAAATCGGAAGCTTCTATTACTTCCCTTCCCTCGCATTCCACAAGGCTGCTGGCGGATTTGGAGGCTTCAGAATTCTCAGCAGATCTGTAATCCCTGTTCCTTTCGCCGAACCAGCTGGTGATTTCACTGTTCTTATTGGAGATTGGTACAGCAAGAACCACACG GTCCTGAAGAGAATTCTTGACGGGGGCCATAAGCTGCCTTTCCCCGATGGGATACTTATTAACGGACGCGGTCCTAATGGCACCTCCCTCACTTTTGAACAAG GAAAAACTTACAGACTCAGAATATCAAACGTTGGATTGCAACATTCCCTCAACTTCCGCATTCAGGGACACAACTTGAAGCTGGTAGAAGTGGAGGGTACTCATACCTTGCAAAATACCTATTCATCAATTGATGTTCATGTTGGCCAGTCCATGTCTGTTCTAGTTACAGCAGACCAGCCTCCCCAGGACTACTTCATCGTGGTAAATACCCGGTTCACTAGTCCCATCATCACTACCACTGGTTTTCTTCGCTACGCCAACTCAAACCGCCGCGCCTCAGGTCCAATTCCTGGTGGACCCACCATCCAAGTCGACTGGTCACTAAATCAGGCCCGTTCTATTAG GACTAATCTCACAGCAAGTGGACCAAGGCCTAATCCACAGGGTTCATACCACTATGGCATGATAAACACAACCAGAACCATCAGGCTGGCCAGCTCTGCTGGACGGGTCAATGGCAAGCAGAGATATGCTGTCAATAGCGTCTCTTTTGTGCCGGCTGACACTCCGCTAAAATTGGCTGATTTCTTCAACATTCCTGGAGTTTACCGTGTTAACAGCATACCTAGTGCTCCTACAGGCGGAGGAATTTACCTAGACACATCTGTTCTGCAGGCTGACTACAGAGCCTTCATTGAGATTGTATTTGAGAACAACGAGGACATCATACAAAGTTGGCACCTCGATGGTTATGCTTTCTTTGTAGTCGG AATGGATGGAGGACAGTGGACACCAGCTAGTAGAAATGGATACAATCTTAGAGATGCAGTTTTCCGCAGCACAACTCAG GTATATCCCAAGTCATGGACCGCAATTTATGTTGCACTTGACAACGTTGGAATGTGGCACCTGAGGACAGAGTTTTGGGCGCGACAGTACCTTGGACAACAATTCTACTTGAGGGTCTATACATCATCAACTTCTCTCAGGGATGAATTTCCCATTCCAAAGAATGCACTTCTTTGTGGAAGAGCATCTGGCCACCATACCCGGCCATTATAA
- the LOC113748622 gene encoding F-box protein SKIP23-like: protein MSSVDWSSLPPELIQKISIDLKIYADYIRFRAVCTTWRTSTPTTPTHLPCQLPWLMLPQSRSSSHRRAFFNLADNKCHVLDLPEASHRRRHSGSSHGWLVMLDEYPPIFLVNPLTRAKIDLPPLSTFPYVVGFDVFNVGREYVLQSSDDDIHVNYVSRFYTCGLKEMRDSFVKKIVLSNSPSGGSKFLALAIINKTGDLAYWKDGLSSWGLIEGARSFCEDVIYFNGLFYAADKNGSIAVCDVGGDSPRVEFIRTPGLSDGDMQYLVIANGELLLVTRYLELASELGQLQIGIGTYETREFRVFKLDLSGSKWERVMSLGDTMLFLGENSSLALVASDFPECRGNRIYFTDDFSELDYSGFPGNHDLGIFNLEDGTIEQLPCYPRTSHSHLQWPPPIWITPNPC, encoded by the coding sequence ATGTCTTCCGTCGACTGGTCTTCTCTCCCGCCGGAATTAATCCAGAAAATCTCAATCGATCTCAAAATTTACGCTGATTACATCCGATTTCGGGCAGTCTGCACTACCTGGCGAACCTCCACTCCCACAACCCCAACCCACCTCCCCTGTCAACTCCCCTGGCTAATGCTTCCCCAGAGCCGCTCCTCCAGCCACCGCAGGGCCTTCTTCAATCTCGCCGACAACAAATGCCACGTCCTCGACCTCCCCGAAGCCTCCCATCGTCGCCGCCACTCCGGTTCCTCTCACGGCTGGCTTGTGATGCTTGACGAATACCCTCCTATTTTCCTCGTCAATCCGCTTACCCGAGCCAAAATCGACCTCCCGCCTCTCTCTACATTCCCCTATGTGGTAGGATTTGACGTCTTCAACGTCGGCCGCGAATACGTCCTCCAGTCATCGGACGACGACATCCATGTAAATTATGTGAGCCGGTTTTACACCTGTGGTTTAAAGGAGATGCGGGAttcttttgttaaaaaaattgttCTTTCCAACAGCCCGTCTGGCGGGTCTAAATTTTTAGCTCTGGCAATTATCAATAAAACAGGCGACCTTGCTTACTGGAAAGATGGCCTAAGTTCATGGGGTTTGATTGAGGGGGCTCGTTCTTTTTGCGAGGATGTTATTTATTTCAATGGGTTGTTTTATGCTGCGGATAAAAATGGCAGCATTGCGGTTTGCGATGTCGGTGGGGATTCTCCCAGGGTGGAGTTCATCCGAACCCCAGGACTAAGCGATGGCGATATGCAGTATTTGGTGATTGCAAATGGTGAGTTGTTATTGGTTACGCGCTACTTAGAGCTTGCATCTGAATTAGGGCAGCTTCAGATTGGTATTGGGACCTATGAAACTCGTGAATTTCGCGTGTTTAAATTGGACTTGAGCGGGAGCAAGTGGGAGAGGGTGATGAGTTTGGGGGACACAATGTTGTTTCTAGGGGAGAATTCTTCACTGGCTCTGGTGGCTTCTGATTTTCCGGAATGCAGAGGGAATCGGATTTACTTTACTGATGACTTCAGTGAGTTGGATTATAGTGGTTTCCCTGGGAATCATGATCTGGGAATTTTTAACTTGGAGGATGGAACTATAGAACAATTGCCCTGTTATCCTCGCACTTCGCACTCTCACCTCCAGTGGCCTCCCCCAATCTGGATCACTCCCAATCCCTGCTAG
- the LOC113750182 gene encoding tRNA pseudouridine synthase A-like, whose product MDDETHPPALSSPSLPTAEQQEEPNPKKLKMSTTTSATSDDEDIDTAPSSVQEGPTPQKKPRYKRRKIAVFFAYCGVGYQGMQKNPGAKTIEGDLEEALFHAGAVPEQDRGCPKRFDWARSARTDKGVSAVGQVVSGRFYVDPPGLVQRLNSILPPQIRIFGYKRVTASFNAKKFCDRRRYVYLIPVFALDPSCHRDRESVLASLGSENELVKCLECSERGRKVEGIMGKRNFDSKIGLDVDKLESGISSNNQDAGTTEEKIKDFSLGANVSNHGGHLSDDTPKELENGGFDIEKTEEDEVLVQYVNQEEVKAIKKSDFCYGEEERERFNRVLQYYQGTHNFHNFTTRTKAEDPAARRYIISFDAKATVNVEGIEFVKCEVIGQSFMLHQIRKMIGLAVAIMRNIAPESLIETAFRQDVDINVPMAPEVGLYLDECFFSSYNQKWKDSHEELSMQTYAEEAEDFKMQYIYSHIASTEHKEGVVALWLHSLNYRNYPDLRFINNNVNNDVESLGIEAKDGDK is encoded by the exons ATGGACGACGAAACCCATCCTCCAGCCCTATCCTCCCCCTCACTCCCCACTGCAGAACAGCAAGAAGAACCAAACCCCAAAAAACTGAAAATGTCCACCACTACCTCCGCAACATCCGACGATGAAGATATTGACACCGCTCCTTCCTCAGTTCAAGAGGGTCCTACGCCCCAGAAAAAACCCAGATATAAGCGCCGCAAAATCGCCGTCTTTTTCGCCTATTGCGGCGTTGGTTATCAGGGGATGCAAAAAAATCCCGGGGCTAAAACCATCGAAGGTGACCTCGAAGAGGCACTGTTTCACGCCGGCGCTGTACCCGAGCAAGACCGGGGCTGTCCGAAGCGGTTCGACTGGGCCAGGTCCGCCCGAACTGATAAGGGAGTCAGCGCAGTGGGGCAAGTTGTTTCGGGCCGGTTTTACGTTGACCCTCCTGGCTTGGTCCAGCGTTTGAATTCGATTCTGCCCCCCCAGATACGGATCTTTGGTTATAAACGTGTGACGGCATCGTTTAATGCCAAAAAGTTTTGTGATAGGCGGCGCTATGTGTATTTGATTCCTGTTTTTGCTCTTGATCCTAGCTGTCATCGTGATAGGGAGAGTGTTTTAGCTAGTTTGGGTTCTGAAAATGAGCTTGTTAAGTGCTTGGAGTGTTCTGAAAGAGGTCGCAAGGTAGAGGGAATAATGGGAAAGCGCAATTTTGATTCTAAGATTGGGTTGGATGTAGATAAACTTGAGTCAGGCATTTCCTCGAATAATCAGGACGCTGGAACGACAGAGGAAAAAATCAAAGATTTTTCATTAGGTGCTAATGTTAGTAACCATGGTGGCCATTTAAGTGATGACACTCCAAAGGAATTAGAGAATGGAGGTTTTGACATTGAGAAAACTGAGGAAGACGAAGTTTTAGTTCAGTATGTGAATCAGGAGGAGGTGAAAGCTATTAAAAAGAGCGACTTTTGCTATGGTgaggaggagagggagaggtTTAATAGGGTTCTTCAATATTACCAGGGAACGCataattttcataattttacAACTAGGACGAAAGCTGAGGACCCAGCTGCCCGGAGATACATTATCTCTTTTGATGCAAAAGCCACCGTCAATGTTGAAGGCATTGAATTTGTGAAGTGCGAGGTCATAGGACAGAGCTTCATGCTTCATCAGATTCGGAAAATGATCGGTCTTGCAGTTGCCATTATGAGGAATATAGCTCCTGAATCACTGATTGAAACAGCTTTTCGACA GGATGTTGACATCAATGTGCCTATGGCTCCTGAGGTTGGACTCTACCTGGATGAGTGCTTCTTCTCATCTTACAATCAGAAGTGGAAGGACAGTCATGAAGAGTTATCCATGCAAACCTATGCAGAGGAGGCAGAGGACTTTAAAATGCAGTACATCTACTCCCATATTGCCTCCACAGAACACAAGGAAGGAGTTGTAGCCCTCTGGTTGCATTCCCTGAATTATCGTAATTACCCTGATCTACGCTTCATTAACAACAACGTTAACAATGATGTGGAAAGTCTTGGGATTGAGGCCAAGGATGG TGACAAGTGA